The Campylobacter concisus genome segment CTTATATATAAGTAAAGATATCTCTTCAAATGAGATAAATATATATGAAGACGACAAACTAAGCAAAGAGCTAAAAAGTGATGAGAATACAAATAAGAGCTATCAAATTTATGCAAAAGAAGAGAGCCCTAATAATCAGTCTAATGCAGATAAAGATGATAAGCTTGGTATAAATTTATTAAATAAAGAGAATATGGATAAATTTATTAACTCTTTTAATGAATCAAAGAGTTTAACTAGAGTAAATAAAGGTATATGGGAAGATGGAGATGAGGGGATAAATGTTTTAATAGAGATTAAAGATTATCCTTTTACGCTAAGTATGCTAAAACAAGTATTTACTAATATAAAAACAAACCAAGAATATATCTTACAAGAAATGGTAGATGAACTAAATAGAAGAGATGATGAAGATGGAATTCAAATGTATGTAAAATATAAGCTTAATACTAGAAATAGATTGGAGCATTTTTTTGGGCAATGTGCAGTAGAGGTGGAAAGTAGCTTCCCAAAACTGACAGAGAGTTTAGATTATAGTGTGGAAGGTCTTGTGAGATCCAATATTGGTTATTTTAAAAATAATTATGATAGAAGTAAAGATGTAGGAAGAATAAAAGATACAAAAGGAAAAATAATTCAAAAAGCCGATCAAGAAGCTATAGCCAATCGAGGATATGCTGATGAAAATAGACCTAAAGACTTGCGACTTGGCAATACCGAAGAAGGCGACGGCTGGAAATATAGAGGTAGAGGGATAATACAAATAACTGGTAGAGAAATATATACCGAATTTAATACATTTGCACACGAAGTTAAATTGGTAGGAGATGAAATAAGCTTTGTAGATAATCCAGAACTAGTAACTGAAAATAAAACCTATGCTTTTGTGTCAGCTGCATTTTTCTGGATACATAAATATAGAATGATATATAAAATAGCAGATGAAAGTAAAGTGGACTCAGAAAATGAAGATGTGGTAAACAAAATAACAAAAAAAGTAAATGGTGGTACAGATGAAAAAAGCAGAACAAAAAGAATAAACTCTTATAAACGTATAAGAGAAGCAAATATATTTAAGAAATTTAAATAAAAGGATAAGAGATGAAACCTAAATCTATATTATTAATGAGTTTGATAATAGTCTTAAATTTATATGCTTTTGAGCCTATGATGCCAGGTAAGGCTACCAAAAAAGCTAGTGATGATTATGGGCAGGTTGATGGTGGAGCTTTTTGTGATGCAGACTATGGTACCGACTTTATTACTCCTAGCTTTAAATGCTATGACGATAAAGAGAAATATAAATTTAAAGAGTTCTCTTTAGAGGACTTCATATGTCAGTCAAGAAGCACTGCTTTTAGAGACAACTACTTTGCTGATCTTTACAATCTAATCATAAAAGAAAATCCTAAGCTAAAAGATAAAGC includes the following:
- a CDS encoding glycoside hydrolase family 19 protein translates to MDKFINSFNESKSLTRVNKGIWEDGDEGINVLIEIKDYPFTLSMLKQVFTNIKTNQEYILQEMVDELNRRDDEDGIQMYVKYKLNTRNRLEHFFGQCAVEVESSFPKLTESLDYSVEGLVRSNIGYFKNNYDRSKDVGRIKDTKGKIIQKADQEAIANRGYADENRPKDLRLGNTEEGDGWKYRGRGIIQITGREIYTEFNTFAHEVKLVGDEISFVDNPELVTENKTYAFVSAAFFWIHKYRMIYKIADESKVDSENEDVVNKITKKVNGGTDEKSRTKRINSYKRIREANIFKKFK